The following are encoded together in the Kribbella voronezhensis genome:
- a CDS encoding nuclear transport factor 2 family protein has product MTSTAATIADQYFAMWNCDDAEARAEIIAGLWVDEAMFVDPTFEVTGHDGLSKTVQTAHEMFPGYRFTRTGSIDEHHNRLRWTWELAAEGQPAVAGGTDVVTLAPSGKILEVVGFIDFAPAH; this is encoded by the coding sequence ATGACCAGCACCGCCGCCACCATCGCCGACCAGTACTTCGCGATGTGGAACTGCGACGACGCCGAGGCCCGGGCCGAGATCATCGCCGGCCTGTGGGTGGACGAGGCGATGTTCGTGGACCCGACCTTCGAGGTGACCGGCCACGACGGCCTGAGCAAGACGGTCCAGACCGCCCACGAGATGTTCCCGGGCTACCGCTTCACCCGCACCGGCAGCATCGACGAGCACCACAACCGGCTGCGCTGGACCTGGGAGCTCGCCGCCGAAGGTCAGCCCGCGGTGGCCGGCGGCACCGATGTCGTCACGCTCGCCCCGAGCGGCAAGATCCTCGAGGTGGTCGGCTTCATCGACTTCGCGCCGGCGCACTGA
- a CDS encoding helix-turn-helix domain-containing protein encodes MTVSVEETFQRPVGELLRGWRERRRLSQLELANQVEVSTRHVSFVETGRSKPSREMVLRLAEHLDVPLRDRNQLLLAGGYAPIYTETSLHSPAMLAIRSALRRLLKAHEPYPAMVVDRWWNLVEANEGISLFTEGVAPELLTAPINVLRLTLHPDGLGGRIVNLAEIRANILTSLQRQIISTADPDLQDLYDELHGYSGLSRPDHPGPAEVVIAMKVRHGEHELSLLSTIATFGTPVDVTVSELMIEQFFPADDATAELLREL; translated from the coding sequence ATGACCGTGTCAGTCGAAGAGACCTTCCAGCGTCCAGTGGGGGAGCTTCTGCGCGGTTGGCGGGAGCGTCGCCGGCTCAGTCAGCTCGAGCTCGCCAACCAGGTCGAGGTGTCGACCAGGCACGTGAGCTTCGTCGAGACCGGCCGCTCGAAGCCGAGCCGCGAGATGGTGCTGCGTCTGGCCGAGCATCTCGACGTACCGCTGCGGGATCGCAACCAGTTGCTGCTCGCCGGCGGGTACGCGCCGATCTACACCGAGACCTCGCTGCACTCCCCGGCGATGCTCGCGATCCGCTCCGCGCTGCGCCGCCTGCTCAAGGCGCACGAGCCCTACCCAGCGATGGTGGTGGACCGTTGGTGGAACCTGGTCGAAGCCAACGAAGGGATCAGCCTGTTCACCGAGGGCGTCGCCCCTGAGTTGCTGACGGCACCGATCAACGTCCTGCGGCTGACCCTGCATCCCGACGGCCTGGGCGGCCGGATCGTCAACCTGGCCGAGATCCGGGCGAACATACTGACCAGCCTGCAACGCCAGATCATCAGCACCGCCGACCCGGACCTCCAGGACCTGTACGACGAACTGCACGGGTACTCCGGCCTCTCCAGGCCTGACCACCCCGGCCCCGCCGAGGTCGTCATCGCGATGAAGGTGCGCCACGGCGAGCACGAACTGTCGTTGCTGAGCACGATCGCGACCTTCGGTACGCCGGTCGACGTGACCGTGTCCGAGCTGATGATCGAGCAGTTCTTCCCCGCCGACGACGCCACCGCCGAACTACTCCGGGAGCTGTGA
- a CDS encoding DinB family protein codes for MADLPDDQLADTRELHLAWLDYYRRTVERKLAGLTETELRTSRLPSGWSPLELVKHLVWMERRWLRWGFVAEPFDQPWGDSGGTEDQPWQLADRDTVDSLLTALLAGGERTRQVVAGAYDLAEHAAAGGRFSAGNETPTLNWILFHVLQEYARHVGQLDIARELADGGTGE; via the coding sequence ATGGCCGACCTGCCCGACGACCAACTCGCCGACACCCGCGAACTCCACCTGGCCTGGCTGGACTACTACCGCCGGACGGTCGAGCGGAAGCTGGCCGGGCTGACCGAGACCGAACTGCGGACCAGCCGGTTGCCGTCGGGCTGGTCACCGCTGGAACTGGTCAAGCACCTGGTCTGGATGGAACGTCGCTGGCTGCGCTGGGGCTTCGTGGCCGAGCCGTTCGACCAGCCCTGGGGTGATTCGGGCGGGACCGAGGACCAGCCCTGGCAGCTTGCCGACCGCGACACGGTCGACAGCTTGCTGACCGCACTGCTGGCCGGCGGCGAACGGACCCGCCAGGTTGTCGCGGGTGCCTACGACCTGGCAGAGCACGCCGCCGCCGGCGGAAGGTTCAGCGCCGGGAACGAGACACCCACGCTGAACTGGATTCTGTTTCACGTCCTGCAGGAATATGCCCGGCACGTCGGCCAGCTCGACATTGCCCGCGAGCTGGCCGACGGCGGCACCGGCGAATAG
- a CDS encoding SigE family RNA polymerase sigma factor produces MTRTADADFERFVQAQSTPLLRFAEMLCGDRHTAEDLVQQALMRSYPKWHRLDGDPLRFVRRVLVNRFLSQARRRWSNEVPSDPVENDWDQRSVADFAGEVQTREAVLSALGGLTVRERAVVALRYSQDLSEAETAELLGMAAGTVKSTASRALGKLRLAPDLIDTTVGGNA; encoded by the coding sequence ATGACCCGGACCGCGGACGCCGACTTCGAGCGATTCGTGCAGGCCCAGTCGACCCCGTTGCTCCGCTTCGCGGAAATGCTCTGCGGGGACCGGCACACGGCCGAGGATCTCGTGCAGCAAGCGTTGATGCGGTCCTATCCGAAATGGCATCGGCTGGACGGTGACCCACTCCGGTTCGTACGCCGGGTGCTGGTGAACCGGTTCCTCTCGCAGGCTCGCCGGCGCTGGTCCAACGAAGTACCCAGTGATCCGGTCGAGAACGACTGGGACCAGCGGTCCGTCGCGGACTTCGCGGGCGAGGTGCAGACCCGGGAGGCCGTGCTGTCCGCACTGGGCGGCCTGACCGTCCGGGAACGGGCAGTGGTCGCGCTGCGGTACTCGCAGGATCTCTCCGAGGCGGAGACCGCCGAGTTGCTCGGCATGGCCGCCGGGACGGTGAAGAGCACCGCGTCCCGGGCTCTGGGCAAGCTGCGTCTGGCACCCGACTTGATCGATACCACTGTTGGAGGAAACGCATGA